In a single window of the Leopardus geoffroyi isolate Oge1 chromosome D2, O.geoffroyi_Oge1_pat1.0, whole genome shotgun sequence genome:
- the NKX2-3 gene encoding homeobox protein Nkx-2.3 yields MMLPSPVTSTPFSVKDILNLEQQQQQHFHGAHLQADLEHHFHSAPCMLAATEGTQFSDGGEEDEEEEGDKLSYLNSLATADGHGGSGLCPQSYVHTVLRDSCSGPKEHEEEPEVVRDRSQKSCQLKKPLEAAGDCKAAEESERPKPRSRRKPRVLFSQAQVFELERRFKQQRYLSAPEREHLASSLKLTSTQVKIWFQNRRYKCKRQRQDKSLELGAHAPPPPPRRVAVPVLVRDGKPCVTPGAQAYGAPYSVGAGAYSYNSFPAYGYGNSAAAAAAAAAAAAAAAAYSGSYGCAYPAGGSGGGGGGGGASAAAAAMQPACSAAGGGPFVNVSNLGGFGGGGGAQPLHQGAATGAACAQGTLQGIRAW; encoded by the exons ATGATGTTACCAAGCCCGGTCACCTCCACCCCTTTCTCAGTCAAAGACATTTTGAAtctggagcagcagcagcaacagcactTCCACGGCGCGCACTTGCAGGCGGACTTGGAGCACCACTTCCACTCCGCACCGTGCATGCTGGCCGCCACCGAGGGGACTCAATTTTCTGACGGAGGGGAAGAAGACGAGGAAGAAGAGGGCGACAAACTGTCCTATTTGAACTCACTAGCCACAGCCGATGGCCACGGGGGCTCGGGGCTCTGTCCCCAGAGCTACGTCCACACAGTCCTGCGAGACTCGTGTAGCGGGCCTAAGGAACATGAAGAGGAGCCCGAGGTCGTGAGGGACCGGAGCCAAA AAAGCTGCCAGCTGAAGAAGCCTCTGGAGGCGGCCGGGGATTGTAAGGCGGCGGAGGAGAGCGAGAGACCCAAGCCACGCAGCCGCCGGAAGCCCCGGGTCCTCTTCTCGCAAGCCCAGGTCTTCGAGCTGGAACGCAGGTTCAAGCAGCAGAGGTACTTGTCGGCGCCCGAGCGCGAGCACCTCGCCAGCAGCTTGAAGCTCACGTCCACGCAGGTGAAGATCTGGTTCCAGAACCGCAGGTACAAGTGCAAGAGACAGCGGCAGGACAAGTCTCTGGAGCTGGGCGCGCACGCACCCCCGCCGCCACCGCGCCGCGTGGCAGTGCCTGTGCTGGTGCGGGACGGCAAGCCGTGCGTCACGCCGGGCGCGCAAGCCTACGGCGCGCCCTACAGCGTGGGTGCGGGCGCCTACTCCTACAACAGCTTCCCCGCCTATGGCTATGGGAACTcggccgctgccgccgccgccgccgctgccgccgccgccgccgcggcggCCTACAGCGGCAGCTACGGCTGTGCGTACCCGGcaggcggcagcggcggcggcggcggcggcggcggggcctcCGCGGCGGCCGCGGCCATGCAGCCCGCCTGCAGCGCTGCCGGAGGCGGCCCCTTTGTGAACGTGAGCAACCTAGGCGGCTttggcggtggcggcggcgcgCAGCCGTTGCACCAGGGTGCGGCGACCGGGGCTGCTTGCGCGCAGGGCACCTTGCAGGGCATCCGGGCCTGGTAG